From Drosophila ananassae strain 14024-0371.13 unplaced genomic scaffold, ASM1763931v2 tig00000126, whole genome shotgun sequence, the proteins below share one genomic window:
- the LOC6503389 gene encoding sperm flagellar protein 1: MHTIGRKNLSSEEVEEVYKWLRQNSVCTNRLRREFSDVLPLAELLKRDYPRLIDLFNYPKKNSVQLKLANWETFNFKVLSKFNMTLSKEFMELLANGINGAAEVLLHEVIRLEKRQRLVEERNAILRQEQAWEENDEVKTVVINKQIGDGIVQMPQKMILYSLYEKIARDSQSKDVIIDAYQQRLAHMENIIKVKTERIEELLMQMGKIPQKETGTSSNCVVASVHLDSSI; encoded by the coding sequence ATGCATACCATTGGACGTAAGAACCTAAGTAGTGAAGAAGTGGAAGAGGTATATAAATGGTTAAGACAAAATAGTGTGTGCACAAACAGGCTACGGCGAGAGTTTTCTGATGTTTTGCCACTTGCTGAATTATTAAAACGTGACTATCCTCGCTTGATTGATCTCTTTAACTATCCGAAAAAAAATAGTGTTCAATTGAAATTGGCTAACTGGGAAACATTCAACTTTAAAGTGCTCTCTAAGTTTAACATGACACTAAGTAAAGAGTTTATGGAACTCCTGGCTAACGGTATAAATGGGGCAGCAGAAGTGTTGTTACATGAAGTTATTAGATTGGAGAAGCGGCAGCGGTTGGTAGAAGAACGTAATGCCATTTTGCGACAAGAACAGGCTTGGGAAGAAAATGACGAAGTCAAAACCGTTGTAATTAATAAGCAAATTGGTGATGGTATAGTTCAAATGCCGCAAAAAATGATTCTTTACTCACTATACGAAAAAATTGCACGTGATAGCCAGTCTAAAGATGTAATAATAGACGCCTATCAACAACGATTAGCtcatatggaaaatattattaaggTTAAAACGGAGCGTATAGAAGAGCTTCTAATGCAAATGGGAAAAATACCTCAAAAAGAAACTGGTACCTCATCAAATTGTGTTGTTGCATCTGTCCATCTCGACAGttccatttaa